A section of the Roseivirga sp. BDSF3-8 genome encodes:
- a CDS encoding dihydroorotase, with product MSSVLILNANIVNEGKTFTGDVLVRGERIEKIASGLSGEKADKVIDANGAYLMPGVIDDQVHFREPGLTHKAEIYTEAKAAVAGGTTSFMEMPNTKPQTLTQSLLEEKYNRAAEVSLANYSFFMGASNDNLDEVLKTDPERVCGVKVFMGSSTGNMLVDNEQTLRNLFSRVGMLIATHCEDEDIIRKNEAIFREKYGEEVPIHFHPIIRSEEACYLSSSMAAGLAREYGTRLHILHISTARELELFSNAVPLKDKKITSEACIHHLWFDDSYYDEKGTLIKWNPAVKRSEDREAIRQAVINDVIDVVATDHAPHTLAEKHNPYFKAPSGGPMVQHSLVAMLEMAEEGVFTREKVVEKMSHKVAELFRIKDRGYIREGYYADLVLVEKTDGWRVTKDSLLYKCGWSPMEGQAFSHKVTHTLVSGHLAYENGRLDESRQGKRLLFYKN from the coding sequence ATGAGCTCGGTTCTGATTCTAAATGCAAATATAGTTAATGAGGGGAAGACCTTTACCGGAGATGTGCTGGTGAGAGGTGAGCGAATTGAAAAAATAGCCTCCGGACTGTCAGGCGAAAAGGCTGATAAGGTCATAGATGCTAATGGGGCCTATCTTATGCCTGGCGTAATTGATGATCAGGTGCACTTCAGGGAACCGGGACTTACTCATAAAGCTGAGATTTATACAGAAGCTAAGGCTGCGGTAGCGGGAGGGACTACTTCCTTCATGGAAATGCCAAATACTAAGCCTCAAACGCTGACCCAGAGCTTGTTGGAAGAGAAATATAATCGAGCCGCCGAAGTTTCCCTGGCAAACTATAGCTTTTTTATGGGGGCCAGTAATGATAACCTGGATGAAGTACTCAAGACTGATCCTGAAAGGGTTTGTGGTGTAAAGGTATTTATGGGAAGCTCTACAGGCAATATGCTGGTAGATAATGAGCAAACCCTCAGAAATCTGTTTTCTCGGGTAGGTATGCTGATAGCGACTCATTGTGAAGACGAGGACATAATAAGAAAGAACGAAGCAATCTTCAGGGAAAAATACGGAGAGGAGGTCCCCATCCATTTTCATCCTATAATACGGAGTGAAGAAGCCTGCTACCTTTCCTCTTCCATGGCGGCGGGGTTAGCCAGGGAATATGGCACCAGACTGCATATCCTTCACATATCCACAGCGCGAGAGCTTGAGTTATTCAGCAACGCTGTTCCGCTCAAAGACAAGAAAATCACCAGCGAAGCATGTATTCATCACCTTTGGTTTGATGATTCTTACTATGATGAAAAAGGAACACTGATAAAGTGGAATCCTGCTGTAAAAAGATCGGAGGACCGTGAAGCAATACGACAGGCTGTGATCAATGATGTGATTGATGTAGTAGCTACTGACCACGCCCCTCATACTCTTGCAGAAAAACATAACCCTTACTTCAAGGCACCTTCAGGCGGCCCCATGGTGCAGCACAGTCTGGTTGCTATGTTGGAAATGGCCGAAGAGGGGGTCTTTACCCGGGAGAAGGTTGTGGAAAAAATGAGTCACAAAGTGGCTGAGTTGTTTCGTATTAAAGACCGTGGGTATATCAGGGAAGGGTATTACGCGGACCTGGTTCTGGTAGAGAAAACAGATGGCTGGAGGGTTACTAAGGATAGCCTCCTTTACAAGTGTGGCTGGTCACCCATGGAGGGACAGGCTTTTTCTCATAAAGTAACACACACGCTGGTAAGCGGACACCTTGCCTATGAGAATGGCAGGCTGGACGAAAGCCGCCAGGGCAAAAGATTATTATTTTATAAAAATTAA
- the pheA gene encoding prephenate dehydratase, producing the protein MTDLDSLRKEIDTLDSQLLELLNQRMEVVRKVGEFKKVNRAVIYRPEREKAILDRLTSLNHGLLNRQAIEAIFLEIFAVSRNIELPEKISYLGPEGSFTHQAAESRFGAMSEYLPVETISSVFDMVETGRARFGVVPIENNREGVVTETFECLTRTDLNIVAEIPLPIHFSFSTLAEKVQDIRRIYSKDIAFRQCSKFLKETYGINKVDLIPVDSTSKAAHMAAREPDSAAICSHIAARQQNLPLLFENIEDSSDNMTRFLIIARDVINKMGDSDKSTILARLGDEPGSLASFLKDFHDNGVNLTRIESRPARKGKSFKYWFFIDLVGHFEQDNVKKVLDKYRKHVKILGSYVRLV; encoded by the coding sequence ATGACGGATCTGGACTCACTACGTAAGGAAATTGATACTCTGGATAGCCAGTTGCTGGAGTTATTGAACCAGCGGATGGAGGTGGTTCGTAAAGTAGGTGAATTTAAAAAGGTAAATCGCGCAGTCATATACCGGCCTGAAAGGGAAAAAGCTATTCTGGACCGGCTTACCTCCCTCAATCACGGCCTGCTGAACCGGCAAGCCATCGAAGCCATTTTCCTGGAGATTTTTGCCGTAAGCCGGAATATTGAACTGCCGGAAAAGATCAGTTATCTCGGACCTGAAGGTAGCTTTACTCACCAGGCAGCAGAAAGCCGGTTTGGCGCGATGAGCGAGTACCTGCCCGTAGAAACAATTTCTTCCGTATTTGACATGGTCGAAACTGGCCGGGCCCGCTTTGGAGTAGTTCCCATCGAGAATAATCGTGAAGGTGTGGTTACCGAGACCTTTGAATGCCTCACACGTACCGATCTGAATATTGTTGCCGAGATCCCACTACCCATCCACTTTTCATTTTCGACACTTGCCGAAAAAGTACAGGACATCCGCAGGATATACTCAAAGGATATTGCCTTTAGGCAGTGTAGTAAGTTTTTGAAGGAAACCTATGGAATAAATAAGGTTGACTTAATCCCGGTAGATAGCACGAGTAAGGCGGCGCATATGGCGGCCCGTGAACCGGACAGTGCAGCTATTTGCTCTCATATCGCAGCCCGGCAACAAAACCTCCCTTTGCTTTTTGAAAATATTGAAGACTCTTCAGATAACATGACCCGTTTTCTCATTATTGCACGAGATGTGATCAATAAAATGGGGGATAGTGATAAAAGCACCATATTGGCTCGCCTCGGTGACGAACCCGGCAGCCTGGCATCATTCCTGAAAGACTTTCATGATAATGGGGTAAACCTTACCAGAATTGAAAGCAGACCTGCCAGAAAGGGGAAATCTTTCAAATACTGGTTCTTTATAGACCTCGTTGGGCATTTTGAGCAGGATAATGTGAAAAAAGTGCTGGATAAGTATCGCAAGCATGTGAAGATACTTGGGAGCTATGTCAGACTGGTTTAG
- the glyA gene encoding serine hydroxymethyltransferase — protein MQRDKLLFDLIDKEMHRQETGIELIASENFASRQVMEAQGSALTNKYAEGLPGKRYYGGCEVVDEVEQLAIDRVKELFGATWANVQPHSGAQANAAVMLALLNPGDKILGFDLSHGGHLTHGSTVNFSGKLYQPSFYGVEEETGLINYDKVEVTAKKEQPKLIICGASAYSRDWNYQRLREIAEEVGALLLADISHPSGLIARGLLNDPLDYCHIVTSTTHKTLRGPRGGVIMMREDFDNPMGIKNPKGELRKVSALLDSGVFPGTQGGPLEHVIAAKAVAFQEALSDEYMEYILQVQNNAKAMADAFIAQGYNIISGGTDNHMMLIDLRNKSITGKQAENTLIKADITINKNMVPFDDKSPFVTSGMRIGTAAITTRGMKEKDMEQVVSFIDDVLSEIDNEAKIAEAKKAVNEYMKQFPLYS, from the coding sequence ATGCAACGCGATAAGCTACTCTTTGACCTGATTGATAAAGAAATGCATCGTCAGGAAACCGGCATCGAATTGATTGCCTCAGAAAACTTTGCTTCCAGACAAGTGATGGAGGCTCAAGGCAGTGCCCTTACCAATAAATATGCGGAAGGGTTACCTGGTAAGCGCTACTATGGCGGTTGTGAAGTAGTAGATGAAGTGGAGCAACTTGCTATTGACCGGGTTAAAGAGCTATTCGGTGCTACCTGGGCAAATGTACAGCCACATAGTGGCGCCCAGGCTAATGCAGCCGTAATGCTCGCCCTTCTTAACCCGGGCGATAAGATACTTGGGTTCGATCTTTCTCACGGAGGTCACCTTACCCATGGCTCTACAGTAAACTTTAGCGGTAAATTGTATCAGCCATCGTTTTATGGAGTGGAAGAGGAGACTGGCCTGATCAACTACGATAAGGTAGAAGTGACTGCCAAAAAAGAGCAACCGAAGCTTATAATTTGTGGCGCGTCTGCCTATAGTCGCGACTGGAATTATCAGCGCCTGAGAGAAATTGCCGAAGAAGTAGGCGCCTTATTACTAGCCGATATTTCCCACCCTAGCGGATTGATAGCCCGTGGGTTGCTCAATGACCCATTGGATTATTGTCACATTGTAACCAGTACTACCCATAAAACCCTCCGGGGACCTCGTGGAGGTGTGATTATGATGAGAGAGGACTTTGATAATCCAATGGGAATAAAAAACCCTAAGGGTGAGCTTCGTAAAGTTTCTGCTTTGCTGGACTCAGGAGTATTTCCCGGTACGCAGGGTGGTCCGCTGGAACACGTGATCGCGGCCAAAGCAGTAGCCTTTCAGGAGGCTCTGTCTGACGAATACATGGAGTACATCCTGCAGGTACAAAATAATGCAAAAGCGATGGCTGATGCCTTCATTGCACAGGGGTATAACATCATAAGCGGTGGTACAGATAATCACATGATGCTGATCGACTTGCGTAATAAGAGTATTACTGGTAAGCAGGCCGAAAATACGCTGATCAAAGCTGATATCACCATTAACAAAAACATGGTGCCTTTTGATGATAAATCACCTTTTGTGACATCCGGTATGAGAATTGGTACGGCAGCCATTACTACCCGGGGCATGAAGGAAAAGGACATGGAGCAGGTCGTATCTTTTATCGATGATGTGCTTTCTGAAATAGACAACGAGGCAAAAATTGCTGAGGCGAAAAAAGCCGTGAATGAATATATGAAGCAATTTCCTCTTTATAGCTAA
- the tatC gene encoding twin-arginine translocase subunit TatC, with product MSFLDHLEQLRWHIIRALASILVFTIIAFLARGFFFETLILGPGKVDFWTYQRLCDLGRLINSEVLCIEKLPFILQSRTLTGQFTAHITYSIVIGIILAFPYTFWELWRFIAPGLNISERRVTRGAVFFVTLLFAMGILFGYYVIAPLSINFLSNYQLAESIQNEFDISSYVGSVCMIVLSAGIMFQLPMVVLFLTKVGVATPALLKHYRRHAVVIILIVSAILTPPDVISQCLISMPLFILYEVSIFISGAVLKRQEKQLAKSKKENE from the coding sequence ATGTCTTTTCTCGACCATCTGGAACAACTCAGGTGGCATATTATCAGGGCCCTGGCCTCAATATTAGTGTTTACCATTATTGCCTTTCTGGCAAGAGGGTTTTTCTTTGAAACATTAATATTGGGACCCGGTAAAGTTGATTTCTGGACCTATCAGAGGCTATGTGACCTTGGCCGGCTGATCAACTCCGAGGTGCTTTGTATTGAGAAACTGCCATTTATCCTGCAAAGCAGGACTTTGACAGGCCAGTTCACAGCGCATATTACCTATTCGATTGTAATAGGTATCATACTGGCCTTCCCCTATACTTTTTGGGAGTTGTGGCGATTTATAGCCCCCGGTCTCAATATAAGTGAGCGCCGTGTCACCAGGGGTGCGGTGTTTTTTGTCACTTTGCTTTTTGCAATGGGCATTCTATTCGGCTACTATGTGATAGCGCCTTTGTCAATAAATTTCCTGAGTAATTACCAGTTGGCAGAGAGCATACAGAATGAGTTTGACATCTCGAGCTACGTTGGCAGTGTTTGCATGATCGTTCTTAGTGCCGGGATTATGTTTCAGTTGCCTATGGTGGTATTATTCCTCACGAAAGTAGGAGTGGCCACACCAGCTCTTTTAAAGCATTACAGACGACATGCTGTAGTTATAATTCTGATAGTATCGGCTATCCTTACGCCTCCCGATGTCATTAGTCAGTGTCTTATATCTATGCCTCTATTTATCTTATATGAGGTGAGTATTTTTATATCAGGAGCTGTATTAAAACGGCAGGAAAAACAACTTGCAAAATCCAAGAAAGAAAATGAGTAA
- the rpiB gene encoding ribose 5-phosphate isomerase B: protein MSKRIAIGGDHAGFEYKEAIKSMLAEKGYEVGDFGPGSADSVDYPDFAHPLATAVEKGTYTLGVLICGSGNGVAITANKHAGVRAAICWNDELSALARQHNDANVISLPARFISLEEAKKITLTFLETDFEGGRHARRVGKIPC from the coding sequence ATGAGTAAACGAATTGCTATTGGAGGCGACCATGCCGGATTCGAATATAAAGAAGCCATCAAATCCATGTTAGCTGAAAAAGGCTACGAGGTAGGAGACTTTGGCCCTGGATCGGCTGACAGCGTGGATTATCCCGATTTTGCCCACCCGCTTGCTACCGCTGTAGAAAAGGGCACATATACGCTGGGTGTTCTTATTTGCGGAAGCGGGAATGGCGTGGCTATTACAGCAAATAAGCATGCCGGTGTTCGTGCAGCCATCTGCTGGAACGATGAACTCAGTGCCTTGGCTCGCCAGCATAATGATGCGAATGTCATAAGCCTGCCTGCCAGGTTTATCTCGCTTGAAGAAGCAAAAAAAATTACGCTGACTTTTCTGGAAACGGACTTTGAAGGTGGACGTCATGCCAGAAGGGTGGGTAAAATACCCTGCTGA
- the rbfA gene encoding 30S ribosome-binding factor RbfA, with product MESKRQQKFSRLIQKELSEIFQREMQHKFGKTFITVTSVRMTADLSLARVYLSFMLAPNTTEVMKQVEDYHSEIRRHLGLRIGKQVRHVPDLQFFQDDSAEYSSNIDKILSGLDIPPADDEGKGDNGSEDKK from the coding sequence ATGGAAAGTAAGCGACAACAAAAATTTTCCCGACTGATACAGAAGGAACTTAGTGAAATCTTTCAGAGGGAAATGCAGCATAAATTCGGAAAAACGTTCATTACTGTTACCTCTGTCAGAATGACTGCAGACCTCAGCCTGGCACGTGTTTATCTTAGCTTTATGTTAGCACCTAATACGACCGAGGTCATGAAGCAGGTAGAGGATTATCACAGTGAAATCAGGCGTCACCTTGGCCTAAGGATAGGAAAGCAGGTGAGACACGTGCCTGATCTCCAGTTTTTCCAGGATGATTCTGCTGAGTACTCTTCTAATATCGATAAAATCCTTAGCGGACTCGACATACCTCCCGCAGATGATGAGGGTAAAGGCGATAATGGCTCTGAAGACAAAAAATAA
- a CDS encoding FtsX-like permease family protein codes for MKLPLFIARKYFLSGKKKTFINVISIISMLAVMTGSAALIIVLSVFNGLEGLIRSLYDTFDPELKVTAVEGKTFSLTDSLLTQIDEVEGVRVITQVVEDNAYVRYRDSEMVVTVKGVSDNFLDQHRLDDMIVQGEMKLYEDGINYAIIGRGIQNVLSISPSNDFYALQVFYPKKGRTGNLALDPSRLTNRKNIMPGAVFAIEKQFDEQFIFVPLDFAEELMEYGDRRTSLEIQTTEEASVKDVQAALKELLGEKFQVYNSDEQHSSLLKAIKVEKLFVYVTFFFILAIASFNIFFSLTMLALDKKEDIKVLYAMGANDRLVRNIFLTEGGLISFLGAALGLFIGYSLCYLQSEYGMIGMGMQTSILEAYPVKMEWIDFVLTAASIIFITYLASFRPAGMATRFGKNLKF; via the coding sequence GTGAAGTTACCTCTATTCATAGCCCGCAAATATTTTTTGTCGGGCAAGAAAAAGACCTTCATAAATGTAATTTCTATCATTTCCATGTTGGCCGTAATGACTGGCAGCGCGGCCCTCATTATTGTGCTTTCCGTATTTAACGGTCTCGAAGGACTAATTCGCTCTCTTTATGACACTTTTGATCCTGAACTGAAGGTAACTGCAGTAGAGGGTAAAACATTCTCGCTGACCGATTCACTCCTCACCCAAATTGATGAAGTAGAGGGCGTGAGGGTTATTACCCAGGTGGTGGAGGATAATGCCTATGTACGGTATCGCGATTCAGAAATGGTAGTAACTGTAAAAGGTGTTAGTGATAACTTCCTGGACCAGCATCGTTTGGATGATATGATTGTACAGGGGGAGATGAAGCTATATGAGGATGGTATTAACTACGCTATTATCGGAAGAGGTATTCAAAATGTGCTGAGCATCTCCCCGTCAAATGACTTTTATGCACTTCAGGTTTTTTACCCCAAAAAAGGTCGTACGGGCAACCTCGCCCTGGATCCTTCCAGGCTCACAAATCGTAAAAATATTATGCCGGGGGCTGTATTTGCTATCGAAAAGCAATTTGATGAACAATTCATTTTTGTGCCTCTGGACTTTGCAGAAGAGTTAATGGAATACGGGGACAGGCGTACATCACTCGAAATACAAACTACTGAGGAGGCGTCTGTAAAAGATGTACAAGCAGCTCTTAAAGAGTTGCTGGGTGAAAAATTTCAGGTTTATAATAGTGATGAGCAGCATAGTAGTCTACTGAAAGCAATCAAGGTGGAAAAGCTTTTTGTGTACGTCACCTTCTTTTTCATACTAGCGATCGCTTCTTTTAATATTTTCTTCTCGCTTACCATGCTGGCCCTTGATAAAAAAGAGGATATTAAGGTACTATATGCAATGGGGGCAAATGACAGGCTCGTTCGTAATATTTTCCTGACTGAGGGAGGACTTATATCCTTTTTAGGCGCCGCCCTCGGCTTATTTATCGGATATTCCCTGTGCTATTTACAATCAGAATACGGCATGATAGGCATGGGCATGCAGACATCCATTTTGGAGGCCTACCCCGTCAAAATGGAATGGATCGACTTCGTACTTACTGCTGCTAGCATAATTTTTATTACTTATCTGGCCTCTTTCAGACCCGCAGGAATGGCCACTAGATTCGGAAAAAACCTCAAATTTTAA
- a CDS encoding DEAD/DEAH box helicase, with protein sequence MRVSPSQPFQIIYSLFQHEYLGYLFESFVVQLDDKSRLTFQHQNISSLNAAEFSDGLDANDYELIRLMDSIQQDVVIKKFYKKKIKPADFFLKIYNKDKGNEVVQAEIEAYLERRRGMILELMYGKMLFEMGNDGEPAWRQVEVTETKATVLFHFRRNEENTHYFPTIKHEGEKVEFYKRNAYILCREPAWLVIDQKLYSFAKDVDGNKLQPFLNKKFILIPKKVEETYYRKFVAPLVASFDVYAKGFEIKTEKYPAKPCLTFTDLEARQADLGLFDNASQSGSGPSGNSRILFDLNFQYADYKFKADQLTTTSVYLEKDGDNYTFHRISRNVDEERKYLKMLKDTELEIRHGKASMPRAEAIEWINQYKSELEAAGFTLNQNHKDDRKYFIGSSSISIEVKENIDWFDIYAKIVFGEFEIPFQQIRKLIVRRQRELKLPNGEIAIIPEAWFTEYSELFAFMDDQTSNGADMSLKKHHLALVQELESGNLAKVTMSSKLEKLRSFDEIDDIPLPKSFEGTLRPYQKAGFNWMHFLNKYNFGGCLADDMGLGKTVQTLAMLQSQKEEGHANANLLIMPTSLIYNWEMEARKFTPNLKVFIYTGTNRDKNADQFDKYDLVLTSYGIVRLDIEILQQYYFNYIILDESQAIKNPNSNIAKSVKKLKSRQRLILTGTPLENSTLDLWSQMTFINPGLLGNQSFFKNEFLNPIEKKKDEDKSFKLHSIIKPFILRRHKSQVATELPEKIESIQYSTMTAQQEKQYEEAKSYFRNKIFDQIEQNGLGGSQFMLLQGLTKLRQIANHPRMVDPEYTGDSGKLDDVCHMLLTAIGKDHKILVFSQFVKHLQIIKDYLEQHKIRFSYLDGSTRNRQAEVDRFQNDEELQVFLISLKAGGLGLNLTKADYVFILDPWWNPAIEAQAVDRAHRIGQKNNVFTYKFITKNSVEEKILALQQRKLQLATNLITTEESFVKNLTQEDIENLLL encoded by the coding sequence ATGAGAGTTTCTCCTTCACAACCGTTTCAAATAATATATTCGCTCTTCCAGCACGAATACCTGGGCTATTTATTTGAGTCCTTTGTGGTTCAGTTGGATGATAAGAGCCGTCTTACCTTTCAACATCAAAATATATCTTCTCTTAACGCTGCTGAGTTTTCCGATGGGCTTGATGCGAATGACTATGAGCTTATTCGCCTGATGGACTCTATTCAGCAGGACGTAGTCATCAAAAAATTCTATAAAAAGAAAATAAAGCCTGCAGACTTTTTTCTTAAAATATATAATAAGGACAAGGGAAATGAGGTAGTCCAGGCAGAGATTGAGGCCTATCTGGAAAGAAGGCGTGGCATGATTTTGGAGCTAATGTACGGTAAGATGCTCTTTGAAATGGGTAATGACGGGGAACCCGCCTGGCGTCAGGTAGAAGTTACAGAAACCAAAGCCACTGTACTTTTTCACTTTCGCAGAAACGAAGAAAATACCCACTATTTTCCTACTATAAAGCACGAGGGGGAAAAGGTGGAGTTCTATAAACGAAATGCTTACATCCTCTGTCGCGAACCTGCCTGGCTTGTGATAGATCAGAAGCTATATAGCTTCGCTAAAGATGTAGATGGGAATAAGCTGCAGCCATTTCTAAATAAGAAGTTTATTCTGATCCCGAAAAAGGTAGAAGAAACTTATTATCGCAAATTTGTGGCCCCTTTGGTAGCCTCTTTTGATGTGTACGCTAAGGGCTTTGAAATAAAAACAGAAAAGTATCCCGCAAAACCCTGCCTTACTTTTACAGACCTGGAGGCACGGCAGGCTGATCTCGGATTATTTGACAATGCATCCCAGTCAGGAAGCGGACCCTCAGGCAATAGTAGGATACTATTCGACCTTAATTTTCAGTATGCTGATTATAAATTCAAGGCTGACCAACTGACGACTACCAGTGTTTACCTTGAAAAGGATGGGGATAACTATACTTTTCATCGCATTTCCCGTAATGTAGACGAAGAGCGGAAGTACCTTAAAATGCTCAAGGATACCGAGTTGGAGATTAGGCATGGTAAGGCGTCTATGCCACGTGCCGAGGCCATAGAGTGGATCAACCAATATAAGAGCGAACTGGAGGCAGCTGGTTTTACTCTGAATCAAAATCATAAAGACGATCGAAAGTACTTTATCGGTTCATCATCCATTTCTATTGAGGTAAAAGAAAACATCGACTGGTTTGATATTTATGCTAAAATAGTTTTTGGCGAATTTGAGATTCCTTTTCAACAGATACGTAAGCTTATTGTCAGAAGACAGCGCGAACTCAAGCTGCCTAACGGTGAGATAGCCATCATACCTGAAGCGTGGTTTACTGAATACAGTGAGCTATTTGCCTTTATGGATGATCAGACCTCCAATGGAGCTGATATGTCTTTGAAGAAACATCACTTGGCACTGGTGCAGGAACTTGAATCAGGCAACCTTGCTAAGGTGACCATGAGCTCTAAACTTGAAAAGCTCCGTTCCTTTGATGAGATAGATGATATCCCTCTGCCTAAATCCTTTGAAGGAACCCTAAGGCCTTATCAAAAAGCAGGGTTCAACTGGATGCACTTTCTGAACAAGTATAATTTTGGGGGGTGCCTGGCGGACGACATGGGCCTTGGAAAGACCGTGCAAACACTGGCTATGCTACAAAGCCAGAAAGAAGAAGGTCACGCGAATGCTAATTTGCTAATTATGCCTACCTCCCTGATCTACAATTGGGAAATGGAGGCAAGGAAATTCACTCCTAATCTTAAGGTTTTTATCTATACAGGAACCAACAGGGATAAAAATGCGGACCAGTTCGACAAGTATGATCTGGTACTTACAAGCTATGGCATAGTAAGGCTGGATATTGAAATTCTACAGCAGTATTATTTCAACTACATCATACTGGATGAGTCGCAGGCTATTAAAAACCCTAATAGCAACATAGCAAAGTCCGTAAAAAAGCTGAAGAGTCGCCAGAGGCTGATTCTGACAGGTACGCCATTAGAGAATAGTACGCTGGACCTCTGGTCTCAGATGACATTTATCAACCCGGGTTTGCTGGGTAATCAGTCATTCTTCAAGAATGAGTTTTTAAATCCTATCGAAAAGAAAAAGGATGAGGATAAAAGTTTTAAGCTTCACAGTATAATTAAGCCATTTATACTGCGCAGACACAAGTCGCAGGTGGCAACTGAGTTGCCGGAAAAAATAGAGAGTATACAGTACTCTACTATGACGGCGCAGCAGGAAAAGCAATACGAGGAAGCTAAGAGCTATTTCCGTAATAAGATTTTTGATCAAATAGAGCAGAATGGTCTCGGGGGAAGTCAGTTTATGCTTTTGCAGGGGCTTACCAAGCTACGGCAGATTGCTAATCACCCCAGAATGGTTGATCCGGAGTACACGGGTGATTCCGGCAAACTGGATGATGTATGTCATATGTTACTTACCGCCATTGGTAAAGATCATAAAATACTTGTATTCAGTCAGTTTGTTAAACATTTACAGATTATCAAGGATTACCTTGAACAGCACAAAATTCGCTTTAGCTATCTGGATGGATCCACCAGGAACAGACAAGCGGAGGTAGATCGTTTTCAGAATGATGAGGAGCTGCAGGTATTTCTTATTAGTCTGAAAGCAGGTGGGCTGGGGCTTAACCTGACTAAGGCAGATTATGTCTTTATCCTGGATCCATGGTGGAACCCAGCCATAGAAGCACAGGCAGTAGACCGTGCCCATAGGATAGGCCAGAAGAATAATGTATTTACCTACAAGTTTATCACTAAAAATTCGGTAGAGGAGAAAATCCTGGCCCTGCAGCAACGAAAGCTTCAGTTAGCTACAAACCTGATAACTACCGAAGAGAGTTTTGTGAAAAATCTTACGCAGGAAGATATTGAGAATTTGCTGCTGTAG
- a CDS encoding PepSY domain-containing protein produces the protein MNLRYIALLLVGGLMIFSACNEEEDIVSTDLDFWENALLQGSQCRLSDIDARTLAAEYAPGSVITDGDFLIDQNLSLYIYEMTFDDSVQVNIYLNEEPCALYEIEGAIPPFTYEIEPPLGLVTFQSALAAAEAEVTGATLLDWQLSRDFNAAKVWVYTFEFNTGSDLQTIRVDAGDGTVI, from the coding sequence ATGAATTTGAGGTACATTGCATTATTGTTGGTTGGCGGCTTGATGATTTTTTCTGCCTGCAATGAAGAGGAAGATATCGTATCTACAGATCTTGATTTTTGGGAGAATGCCCTGCTACAAGGTTCACAATGCAGACTGAGCGATATTGATGCACGCACTTTAGCAGCAGAATATGCTCCTGGATCTGTAATTACCGATGGTGACTTTCTTATCGATCAAAACCTGTCGCTATACATCTATGAGATGACCTTCGATGATAGCGTTCAAGTCAACATTTATTTGAATGAAGAACCATGTGCCCTCTACGAGATCGAAGGCGCTATACCTCCTTTTACCTACGAAATAGAGCCTCCGCTCGGGCTGGTAACTTTTCAAAGTGCGCTGGCTGCTGCTGAGGCAGAAGTCACAGGTGCTACTCTTCTTGATTGGCAGCTATCAAGAGACTTCAATGCGGCTAAAGTTTGGGTGTATACTTTTGAGTTTAATACCGGCTCAGATTTGCAGACGATCCGCGTGGATGCAGGCGATGGGACGGTTATTTAA
- a CDS encoding DUF427 domain-containing protein → MAKAIWKDKVLAESDRTIEIEGNQYFPPDSINREYFRQSDKTTTCPWKGKANYYTLSIDGEQNENAAWYYADPKEEAKDIKDYVAFWNGVEVIV, encoded by the coding sequence ATGGCAAAGGCAATCTGGAAGGATAAGGTTTTGGCAGAGAGTGACAGAACCATCGAAATAGAGGGCAATCAATATTTCCCTCCTGATTCAATTAACAGGGAGTATTTCAGACAAAGTGACAAGACTACTACCTGCCCCTGGAAGGGTAAAGCAAACTACTATACGTTGTCAATCGATGGCGAGCAAAACGAAAATGCTGCCTGGTATTATGCAGACCCTAAAGAGGAAGCGAAGGACATAAAAGATTATGTTGCATTCTGGAATGGTGTCGAGGTTATTGTTTAA